One region of Vibrio cidicii genomic DNA includes:
- a CDS encoding DMT family transporter, which yields MTSERKAAAILIMATILSAFGWIFSKETIQGLPPFGFVGLRFLIASLCLLPFCFRSLRRASWQDIRSAALVGCLLATALISWIHAISISDTLGEGAFILSLSMLMVPFVAWILFRQQPKRIFWLSLPIAMSGLAFLSLKDGWQSSSSQLWFLFNAVVLALHFNINSKYSQTLPILLLTCIQLFVTGLIGLSASALFESVPLHVEPSIWGWFTASTILATALRYVMQTMAQKQINPGNAALIMILEPVWTVFLSIGWYGEVLTLSKLVGCSLILFSLILYRTDGKLLTLLRRRKPAVGD from the coding sequence TTGACTTCTGAACGCAAAGCTGCCGCCATCTTGATCATGGCCACCATACTGTCCGCTTTTGGCTGGATCTTTTCCAAAGAGACGATCCAAGGGTTACCGCCGTTCGGCTTCGTCGGTTTGCGCTTTCTTATTGCCTCTCTGTGTTTACTGCCGTTTTGTTTTCGCTCGCTGCGCCGCGCGAGTTGGCAAGACATCCGCTCAGCAGCCTTGGTCGGTTGCCTGCTTGCAACGGCGCTGATCAGTTGGATTCACGCCATTTCAATTAGCGATACCCTCGGTGAAGGGGCGTTTATTCTCAGCTTGTCGATGTTGATGGTTCCGTTTGTTGCGTGGATCTTATTTCGGCAACAGCCCAAACGCATTTTTTGGCTCTCACTGCCGATTGCCATGTCGGGACTGGCGTTTTTGTCACTTAAAGATGGCTGGCAAAGCTCCTCCAGTCAGTTATGGTTTTTGTTTAATGCCGTGGTGCTAGCGTTGCATTTCAATATCAACAGCAAGTATTCGCAGACCTTACCTATTTTGCTTCTTACCTGTATTCAACTGTTTGTGACTGGGTTGATTGGTTTAAGCGCCAGTGCGCTGTTTGAAAGCGTGCCGCTTCATGTCGAGCCGAGTATTTGGGGCTGGTTTACCGCCAGCACCATACTGGCGACCGCACTGCGCTATGTGATGCAAACCATGGCGCAAAAGCAGATCAATCCGGGTAACGCAGCGTTAATCATGATTTTAGAGCCAGTTTGGACGGTGTTTCTCAGTATCGGCTGGTATGGTGAGGTTTTAACGTTGAGTAAGTTAGTCGGCTGTAGCCTGATTTTGTTTTCACTGATCTTGTATCGCACCGACGGTAAGTTACTCACTTTGCTTAGGCGTAGAAAGCCAGCGGTAGGTGATTAA
- a CDS encoding L,D-transpeptidase family protein, protein MLLLFLSLPALAQVDLVKVDKSKRRLYLMQGETVIREYRIALGKNPQGHKQQEGDHRTPEGDYTLDYVSEESAFYRSVHISYPNETDLAQARERGVSPGGDIKIHGLRDGEQRPPQFIQSFDWTNGCIALTNAEMDEFIRLVKMGTPIHIDW, encoded by the coding sequence ATGTTATTGCTCTTTTTGAGCTTGCCAGCACTGGCGCAGGTGGATCTGGTTAAAGTCGATAAATCCAAACGCCGCCTCTATCTGATGCAAGGAGAGACGGTCATCCGCGAATACCGTATTGCGCTAGGCAAAAATCCACAGGGACATAAACAGCAAGAGGGCGATCACCGCACCCCAGAGGGCGATTACACGCTGGATTACGTCTCTGAAGAATCCGCGTTTTATCGCTCAGTGCACATCAGTTACCCCAATGAAACCGATTTAGCGCAAGCGCGCGAACGGGGTGTTTCGCCCGGTGGTGATATCAAAATTCATGGCCTGCGTGACGGCGAACAGCGCCCACCTCAATTTATTCAGAGTTTCGATTGGACCAACGGCTGCATAGCGCTAACCAATGCTGAGATGGATGAGTTTATCCGTTTAGTGAAAATGGGTACGCCGATTCACATCGATTGGTAG
- a CDS encoding YibL family ribosome-associated protein: MSIKNDIQKLHNRLDTCQRKLETARTRGDQEMITKFTNEVDELSKSLSQLKHKQNYELNKERKSLLDMPFSREITKEEQADIGKLKKRVKGLVIVHPMTKIGKELRLDVMTGFAPKAF; the protein is encoded by the coding sequence ATGAGCATAAAAAACGACATCCAGAAGCTGCACAACCGTTTAGACACTTGTCAGCGTAAACTTGAAACCGCACGTACTCGCGGTGATCAGGAAATGATCACCAAATTCACCAATGAAGTGGATGAACTGTCTAAGTCACTGTCCCAACTCAAGCACAAGCAAAATTACGAGCTAAATAAAGAGCGTAAGAGTTTGCTCGACATGCCTTTCTCGCGTGAAATCACCAAAGAAGAGCAAGCAGACATTGGTAAACTGAAAAAACGCGTCAAAGGCTTGGTCATCGTCCATCCAATGACCAAGATTGGTAAAGAACTGCGTCTGGATGTGATGACAGGCTTTGCGCCAAAAGCGTTTTAA
- a CDS encoding NupC/NupG family nucleoside CNT transporter has product MSILFGLLGVLALLGCAVLLSESRRSINWRTVFRALLLQVGFAALVLYFPWGQVALASLSGAVSGLLGFADEGIAFLFGDLASSGFIFAVRVLPIIIFFSALISALYYLGIMQKVIQFLGGGIQKFLGTSKAESLVATGNIFLSQGESPLLIRPFLPKMTRSELFAVMVGGMASVAGSVLGGYAGLGVELKYLIAASFMAAPGSLLMAKIIIPERATPCDYNDIALDKSDQSNVIDALASGAMGGMKVAVAVGTMLIAFVSVIAMVNTGLENLGELLGFSGITLQAIFGYLFSPLAWLIGVPAHEVLAAGSYIGQKIVMNEFVAFIDFVEHKALLSEHSQVIVTFALCGFANIGSIAIQLGSIGVMAPERRGDVANMGLKAVAAGTLANLMSACLAGIFIAL; this is encoded by the coding sequence ATGAGTATTCTATTTGGTCTTCTGGGTGTGTTGGCCCTTCTTGGCTGCGCGGTTTTGTTGTCTGAAAGTCGCCGTTCGATTAACTGGCGTACGGTGTTTCGCGCTTTACTGCTGCAAGTCGGTTTTGCTGCGCTGGTGCTGTATTTTCCTTGGGGACAAGTTGCGCTGGCGTCACTGAGTGGTGCGGTGTCCGGTTTGCTAGGCTTTGCCGATGAAGGTATCGCCTTTCTATTTGGTGATTTAGCGTCTTCAGGCTTTATTTTTGCCGTGCGTGTGTTACCTATCATCATCTTTTTCAGCGCTCTGATTTCGGCACTTTACTATCTTGGTATTATGCAGAAGGTGATTCAGTTTCTCGGTGGCGGTATTCAGAAATTTCTTGGTACCAGCAAAGCCGAGTCTTTGGTTGCGACCGGTAACATCTTCCTCTCACAGGGTGAGTCGCCTTTATTGATCCGTCCTTTCTTGCCGAAAATGACCCGTTCGGAGTTGTTTGCAGTAATGGTCGGTGGCATGGCATCGGTGGCGGGCAGTGTGCTTGGCGGCTATGCGGGCTTGGGTGTTGAGCTTAAATATCTGATTGCGGCCAGTTTCATGGCGGCGCCCGGAAGCTTGTTGATGGCGAAAATCATCATTCCTGAGCGTGCAACGCCGTGCGATTACAACGACATTGCGCTGGACAAATCGGATCAAAGCAATGTGATTGATGCGCTAGCTAGCGGCGCGATGGGCGGGATGAAAGTCGCGGTTGCAGTCGGCACCATGTTGATTGCGTTTGTTAGCGTGATCGCGATGGTCAACACTGGGCTGGAAAATCTGGGTGAACTGCTTGGCTTTAGCGGCATCACATTGCAAGCGATCTTTGGTTATCTTTTCTCTCCTTTAGCATGGCTGATTGGTGTACCTGCGCATGAAGTGTTGGCGGCGGGCTCTTACATCGGGCAGAAAATCGTAATGAATGAGTTTGTTGCCTTCATCGATTTTGTTGAGCACAAAGCGCTCTTGTCTGAACACAGCCAAGTGATTGTCACCTTTGCTCTGTGTGGCTTTGCCAATATCGGTTCTATCGCCATCCAGTTGGGATCAATTGGCGTAATGGCGCCAGAGCGTCGTGGCGATGTGGCAAACATGGGCTTGAAAGCCGTTGCGGCGGGCACGTTGGCGAACTTGATGAGCGCGTGTTTGGCGGGCATTTTTATCGCCTTGTAA
- a CDS encoding DUF2913 family protein, whose translation MQGIKQARQAADANQLLSELAVHALLHLEFRRLATAEQPLSVKDSNDLLQKWLKPKLKSNRYKLIKKPLKTLTQQAKGEQGNLEKLLEKCVGAETPPAQPHLDSYLLLINEIEKKLGTTVLLSRAEDVDLSHDENGCLLCVLTQNLNDHFDSQNTLIKPISMLFRGPMSQRSLFLGAIYANNTYGYAVQYQDELFVRITLELA comes from the coding sequence ATGCAAGGTATTAAGCAAGCCAGACAGGCTGCAGATGCAAATCAACTTCTCAGTGAGCTTGCGGTTCACGCTTTGTTGCATCTTGAATTCCGTCGCCTTGCTACCGCTGAACAGCCTCTATCAGTTAAAGACAGTAACGATTTACTGCAAAAATGGCTCAAGCCTAAGCTGAAAAGCAATCGCTACAAACTGATTAAAAAGCCGCTCAAAACCCTAACCCAGCAAGCCAAAGGCGAACAAGGCAACTTAGAAAAACTGCTGGAAAAGTGTGTCGGTGCCGAGACACCACCCGCGCAACCGCATCTGGACAGTTACCTGTTGTTGATCAATGAGATCGAGAAAAAACTCGGGACCACTGTTTTGCTGTCACGCGCTGAAGATGTTGACCTTTCTCATGATGAAAATGGTTGCCTACTGTGTGTGTTGACGCAAAATCTGAACGATCATTTTGATAGCCAAAACACCTTGATCAAACCCATTTCGATGCTATTTCGTGGCCCGATGAGCCAACGTTCATTGTTCCTTGGCGCAATCTACGCCAACAATACCTACGGCTACGCAGTGCAGTACCAAGATGAGCTTTTTGTACGCATTACGCTTGAACTAGCGTAA
- a CDS encoding methyl-accepting chemotaxis protein yields MIVNLKTYSWLLFLFSVGLAVAFFAFPDFALYFVVLWLICSAGFVALIHIAANEMDREIGSIKKQIASEQSQSHKQHELTEQEHHIWHKVIPIWQRHITSCKDISENAINELSNRFSNLVALMVQTQGESSAINGPQSHHNIEQDRDKLTTIFSQLKAYDDVTDQLFTQIGSLENFTNDLDQMALAVANIANQTNMLALNAAIEAARAGEAGRGFAVVAQEVRDLSAQSGTTGDQIAKKINEVKDVMSSILASASSTKDQEDKTLEESEHHIQDVIENLGAYTQSLHDEAAQLLVTQQEIQQQIEQVLIELQFQDRVSQILSQISKSMDELSSKVLDQETPLSKKDIDQLLAKMKSSYTTVEEHQQHDPKARHVSASAESGSVSFF; encoded by the coding sequence ATGATTGTGAATTTGAAAACCTACTCTTGGCTGTTGTTCCTTTTTTCCGTCGGACTGGCGGTAGCTTTCTTTGCATTTCCAGATTTTGCCCTCTACTTTGTCGTGCTTTGGCTGATTTGTAGCGCGGGCTTTGTTGCTCTGATTCACATTGCCGCCAACGAGATGGACAGGGAAATCGGCAGTATTAAGAAGCAAATCGCGTCCGAGCAGTCACAATCCCATAAACAGCACGAGCTTACCGAGCAAGAACATCATATCTGGCATAAGGTGATCCCCATTTGGCAGCGACACATCACCAGTTGTAAAGATATATCGGAAAATGCCATTAATGAGTTGTCGAACCGCTTTTCCAATCTGGTCGCTCTGATGGTTCAAACCCAAGGTGAATCCAGTGCGATTAACGGTCCTCAAAGCCATCACAATATTGAACAGGATAGAGACAAATTAACCACCATCTTTTCGCAGCTAAAAGCGTATGACGACGTCACCGACCAGCTATTCACCCAGATAGGATCGCTGGAAAACTTCACTAACGATCTCGACCAAATGGCACTTGCCGTCGCCAATATTGCCAACCAAACCAATATGCTTGCCCTCAACGCGGCGATAGAAGCAGCCAGAGCAGGTGAAGCAGGACGGGGCTTTGCAGTCGTGGCACAAGAGGTGCGCGATCTCTCAGCCCAATCAGGCACAACGGGCGATCAAATTGCCAAGAAAATCAATGAAGTAAAAGATGTGATGAGCTCGATATTGGCTTCAGCGTCGTCAACAAAAGATCAAGAAGATAAAACCCTTGAAGAAAGCGAGCATCACATCCAAGACGTGATTGAGAACTTGGGCGCTTATACGCAATCGCTGCACGACGAAGCCGCGCAACTGCTGGTCACTCAACAAGAGATTCAACAACAAATTGAGCAAGTGCTGATCGAGTTACAGTTCCAAGACCGAGTGAGCCAAATCTTAAGCCAAATAAGCAAAAGTATGGATGAGCTCAGTAGCAAGGTGCTCGATCAAGAGACGCCGCTGAGTAAGAAAGATATTGATCAGCTACTAGCCAAAATGAAATCGAGTTACACCACGGTGGAAGAACACCAGCAACACGATCCTAAAGCTCGCCATGTAAGCGCATCAGCAGAAAGTGGCTCGGTGAGTTTTTTCTAG
- a CDS encoding response regulator has product MAKTILVVDDSTSIRQVVGIALRGAGYDVIEASNGKDALSKMTGNKIHLIISDVNMPVMDGIAFLKEIKQHPRYKFTPVIMLTTEAGQDKMSEGRTAGAKAWIVKPFQPPKMLDAVAKLVLP; this is encoded by the coding sequence ATGGCTAAAACAATACTGGTTGTTGACGATTCAACCTCGATCCGTCAAGTCGTTGGCATTGCGTTACGTGGTGCTGGCTACGATGTCATTGAAGCAAGCAATGGCAAAGATGCTTTAAGCAAAATGACTGGGAATAAAATTCATTTGATCATCAGCGATGTCAACATGCCTGTTATGGATGGCATTGCGTTTCTCAAAGAGATCAAACAGCACCCTCGCTACAAGTTCACGCCCGTTATCATGCTGACTACCGAAGCAGGTCAAGACAAGATGTCTGAAGGCCGAACTGCCGGAGCCAAAGCGTGGATTGTGAAGCCGTTTCAACCCCCCAAAATGTTGGATGCGGTTGCCAAACTTGTTCTACCTTAG
- a CDS encoding STAS domain-containing protein: MTIAIKAEQGHAQVSIQDELTIYSAAEMKQALFEALCQFDSLEVDLEAINEIDTAGVQLLLMLRNESVRLEKKVQLTKHSTAVIDVLETLNLVAALGDPILLPAGEK; encoded by the coding sequence ATGACGATAGCAATAAAAGCCGAGCAAGGTCATGCACAGGTGAGCATTCAAGACGAGCTAACCATTTACAGTGCCGCCGAAATGAAACAAGCCCTCTTCGAGGCCTTGTGTCAGTTCGATTCACTAGAAGTTGATCTTGAAGCTATCAATGAGATTGACACTGCCGGCGTTCAGCTTCTGCTGATGCTTCGAAATGAATCTGTTCGACTGGAAAAAAAGGTGCAGTTAACTAAGCACAGCACCGCCGTGATTGATGTACTCGAAACACTCAATCTTGTTGCCGCTCTCGGTGACCCTATTTTGTTGCCAGCAGGAGAAAAATAA
- a CDS encoding chemotaxis protein CheA produces the protein MSDDAKFIFVQESAELLEQMEDALLAMEQSPNDEEPINQVFRAMHTIKGAAGIFGFDCIVDFTHPVETQMDLVRKGVRSIDSAFIALLLECKDHTERLVGTVTEGMEHEMPTELEQAGRELIAQLLQVSSTPTPIASETHNPLETQMERENSRDFWVIALDFKPDALRNGLDPLSFIRYLPRLGHITDIVTLTQDLPTAELMDAESCYLSFRISLISEASKTDIEEVFEFVREDCDVRIVPPNSLQASYLDLLDNLPEENVQRLGEMLINIGAITEQELALALTEQNSPVQSADPQEAGQPLGEILVKHQIVSEPVLEKALHKQQTNREKANKENQSIRVDANRLGHLINLVGELVISNAAVRLMVDKYQMQDAQEVVTNVEALVEEIRDHALQLRMVPIGDTFSRFRRVVRDVSQELGKEIELVITGGEAELDKSVVEKIADPLTHLVRNALDHGIESPAERRANGKPSTGTLRLNALHDSGHIVIQIADDGAGLDLEKIRRKAEVNGLLKADQTLSRRELTRLIFEPGLSTKEQASNLSGRGVGMDVVKRNIDALRGNVEVDSEKGKGTLVTIHLPLTLAIIDGFMVGVGSERYVIPLSMVEECVELDSAQWSSDNQRHHINLRGDMMPCLRLRDFFDVVDEERTDRENLVVVRFGRSRAGLVVDQLFGELQTVIKPLGKVFQGLKGISGATVLGNGNIALILDIQGLISLAIKQGESSHPKRSKLPMSSHAY, from the coding sequence ATGTCCGATGATGCGAAGTTTATTTTTGTCCAAGAGTCGGCAGAGCTGCTCGAACAGATGGAAGACGCACTGCTTGCCATGGAGCAATCACCCAATGATGAAGAGCCTATCAACCAAGTGTTTAGAGCCATGCACACCATTAAAGGGGCTGCTGGCATCTTTGGCTTTGATTGCATTGTCGATTTTACTCACCCGGTAGAAACGCAAATGGATCTGGTGAGGAAAGGGGTGAGAAGCATCGACAGTGCTTTCATCGCTCTGCTATTAGAATGCAAAGACCATACAGAGCGCTTAGTCGGTACAGTTACAGAAGGCATGGAACATGAGATGCCCACCGAACTTGAACAAGCCGGAAGGGAACTGATAGCACAGCTATTGCAAGTATCATCAACGCCAACCCCCATCGCAAGCGAAACGCATAACCCCCTAGAAACGCAAATGGAGCGAGAAAACAGTCGCGATTTTTGGGTGATTGCACTGGATTTCAAACCTGATGCCCTTCGCAATGGCCTAGACCCACTCTCTTTTATTCGCTATCTTCCACGTCTTGGGCATATCACTGATATCGTTACACTCACGCAAGATTTACCAACGGCTGAGTTGATGGATGCAGAAAGTTGCTATCTTTCATTTCGCATCTCGCTAATCAGTGAAGCAAGCAAAACTGACATTGAGGAAGTGTTTGAATTTGTCAGAGAAGATTGTGATGTCCGCATTGTGCCTCCCAATAGTTTACAAGCGAGTTATTTAGACTTACTCGATAACCTACCTGAAGAGAATGTTCAACGCCTTGGTGAAATGTTGATTAACATCGGCGCAATTACTGAGCAAGAACTCGCATTGGCTCTGACGGAACAGAACTCGCCAGTTCAATCAGCCGATCCACAAGAGGCAGGACAGCCATTGGGTGAAATATTGGTTAAACACCAAATCGTTTCGGAACCCGTTCTCGAGAAAGCACTACACAAGCAGCAAACCAACCGAGAAAAAGCGAATAAAGAGAACCAATCGATACGCGTCGATGCAAATCGCTTGGGGCATTTAATTAACCTAGTTGGCGAGTTAGTCATCTCAAACGCTGCGGTACGTCTGATGGTCGACAAGTATCAGATGCAAGACGCACAAGAAGTGGTCACCAACGTTGAGGCGTTAGTTGAAGAAATTCGCGACCACGCGCTGCAACTAAGGATGGTACCGATTGGCGATACCTTCTCACGCTTTCGCCGTGTGGTCCGCGATGTCAGCCAAGAGTTAGGCAAAGAGATTGAGCTGGTCATCACGGGAGGAGAAGCCGAACTGGATAAAAGCGTGGTCGAAAAAATTGCTGATCCACTCACACACCTTGTTCGCAATGCCCTCGACCACGGCATTGAATCACCCGCCGAACGACGTGCCAATGGCAAGCCCAGCACAGGAACGCTGCGGCTCAATGCGCTGCACGACTCTGGTCACATTGTGATCCAAATTGCCGATGACGGCGCAGGGCTGGATCTGGAAAAAATACGTAGAAAAGCTGAAGTCAACGGGCTCCTCAAAGCCGATCAGACATTAAGCCGTCGTGAACTCACCCGACTGATTTTCGAACCAGGTTTAAGCACCAAAGAACAAGCTAGTAACCTCTCCGGCCGAGGTGTCGGCATGGATGTAGTGAAACGTAACATTGATGCCCTACGAGGCAACGTGGAGGTCGACAGTGAAAAGGGCAAAGGAACCCTAGTCACCATTCACCTTCCTCTGACCTTAGCCATCATTGACGGATTTATGGTCGGCGTCGGCTCTGAACGCTATGTGATCCCGCTTAGCATGGTAGAAGAGTGCGTGGAGCTGGACTCGGCACAATGGTCCTCAGACAACCAGCGTCATCACATCAATCTGCGCGGCGATATGATGCCTTGCCTGCGCCTGAGAGATTTCTTTGATGTCGTGGATGAAGAGCGTACTGATCGCGAAAACTTGGTGGTGGTTCGTTTTGGACGCAGCCGGGCTGGGCTGGTGGTTGATCAGCTTTTCGGCGAACTGCAAACCGTGATTAAGCCATTAGGAAAAGTCTTTCAAGGGCTGAAAGGGATCAGTGGAGCCACGGTGTTAGGCAATGGCAACATCGCTTTAATCTTGGATATTCAAGGGCTGATTTCACTTGCGATTAAACAAGGCGAGAGCTCACATCCCAAACGTTCCAAACTCCCTATGAGTTCTCACGCGTATTAG
- a CDS encoding chemotaxis protein CheW, producing the protein MVELITGFGVEQDEKQNPSDEHIEQYLTFKVANELFAIDILEVSEIIEFGSMTAIPMMPNFIRGVINLRGRAVPVVDLSARLGKGQRALDGRSCIILVQIAGEQHSLPIGMLVDSVDEIVEIEQGGIHPPPAFGESVDTQFIKAMARTNELFFILLDIKHLLSYVGDIAAQHWETIATQHSTAFSERSMTTSSNSE; encoded by the coding sequence ATGGTGGAACTGATCACAGGCTTCGGTGTTGAACAGGACGAAAAGCAGAACCCTAGCGACGAACACATCGAACAGTACCTGACTTTTAAAGTAGCCAACGAGCTTTTTGCCATCGACATTCTTGAAGTCAGTGAAATTATTGAGTTTGGATCGATGACCGCAATACCGATGATGCCCAACTTCATCCGTGGAGTGATCAATCTACGTGGCCGAGCGGTACCAGTGGTTGATCTCTCCGCCAGACTAGGCAAAGGGCAACGCGCGTTAGACGGACGCAGTTGCATTATTCTTGTGCAAATAGCAGGCGAGCAACACTCTCTCCCCATTGGAATGTTGGTCGACAGTGTTGACGAAATCGTTGAGATAGAGCAAGGGGGCATTCATCCGCCCCCAGCCTTTGGCGAATCCGTCGATACACAGTTTATCAAAGCGATGGCTCGCACTAATGAACTGTTTTTTATTCTATTAGATATCAAGCACCTTCTCTCATATGTGGGGGATATTGCAGCACAGCATTGGGAAACCATAGCAACCCAGCATTCAACGGCGTTCTCTGAACGCTCAATGACAACTTCATCGAACTCAGAATAA
- a CDS encoding methyl-accepting chemotaxis protein, translating into MTATEKLARDSNLASQVEIHMLLTRVYAKDYIINQNQDSLRLYRDYFTQLMELVKRADGSIQKPERAENIKLILSSITQYDETFSQITKLMEQRDAIMKQQLEPQGGIMVKSMASIMDSAYQDSDPEATFFASETQESLLLARLYVTKYLLSYDQADADRAFNELNIAMVEREKSLDANLENPERRRLLENFMAAKAIYAQALSDMNQIANSLHKKITDDLDRLEKIVSMASEAVTLSVQKDQDTLGPQVKQDNANIVTTVIWVSIGAVVVSIILSWFLVRIIKKPLGGEPRDMETIARRIADGDLSIRFEHHGQATGVYGAMQEMVTRLSSIIEQVRSNADALVSASQQVNATAQTLSQGATEQAASVEETTASVEELNASVQQNAENARVTDGMATKASGEAEKGGKAVGRTVQAMKEIASKISLIEDIAYKTNLLSLNAAIEAARAGEHGKGFTVVAAEVRKLAENSRVTAQEINQLATNNVSIAEEAGKLLEEIVPSISKTADLVQEIAAASDEQSSGVAQINSAMSQLDQTTQQSAASSEELAATAEELSAQAEALQQAVAFFRLNVASDSVSPPPTTSSSAKKSASSHTPKPQPSLSYAAATGFDERDFERF; encoded by the coding sequence TTGACAGCTACCGAGAAACTGGCTAGGGACTCTAACCTCGCCAGCCAAGTGGAAATCCACATGCTGCTGACACGAGTCTATGCTAAGGATTACATCATCAACCAAAATCAAGACTCGTTACGTCTGTATCGGGACTATTTCACTCAGTTGATGGAGCTGGTTAAACGCGCAGATGGAAGCATACAAAAACCAGAGCGTGCTGAGAACATTAAGCTCATCTTAAGCTCGATTACACAGTACGACGAGACGTTTTCCCAAATCACCAAGCTCATGGAACAGCGTGATGCCATCATGAAGCAGCAGTTGGAACCTCAGGGAGGCATCATGGTCAAGTCCATGGCTAGCATCATGGACTCTGCGTATCAAGACTCGGATCCTGAAGCAACCTTCTTTGCCAGTGAAACCCAAGAATCTCTACTTTTAGCACGGCTTTATGTCACGAAATATTTGCTCTCTTACGATCAAGCGGATGCCGATCGCGCATTCAATGAGCTCAATATCGCTATGGTGGAAAGAGAAAAAAGTCTCGATGCCAATTTAGAAAACCCTGAACGCAGACGTCTGCTGGAAAACTTCATGGCGGCAAAGGCAATTTACGCTCAAGCCCTATCGGACATGAACCAAATCGCCAATAGTTTGCATAAAAAGATCACCGATGACCTTGATCGCCTTGAAAAAATCGTTTCGATGGCCAGTGAGGCGGTCACACTCTCGGTGCAAAAAGATCAAGACACTCTCGGGCCACAAGTCAAACAAGACAATGCAAATATCGTCACAACGGTGATATGGGTCTCTATAGGCGCGGTTGTGGTCAGTATCATCTTGTCTTGGTTTTTAGTCCGCATTATCAAAAAGCCGCTTGGCGGGGAACCAAGAGACATGGAAACCATCGCTCGCAGAATTGCCGATGGTGACCTGAGTATCCGTTTCGAGCATCACGGTCAGGCGACTGGTGTCTACGGGGCGATGCAAGAGATGGTCACGCGCCTGAGCAGCATCATAGAGCAAGTGCGCAGCAATGCAGATGCCCTCGTCAGTGCCTCGCAGCAGGTTAACGCTACCGCACAAACTTTGAGCCAAGGAGCCACGGAACAAGCGGCCAGCGTTGAAGAAACCACCGCGTCAGTCGAAGAGCTCAACGCTTCTGTGCAGCAAAATGCCGAAAACGCGCGAGTGACAGATGGTATGGCGACCAAAGCCTCTGGCGAAGCAGAGAAAGGCGGCAAAGCAGTTGGCCGCACCGTGCAAGCGATGAAAGAGATCGCCAGCAAAATCAGTTTGATTGAAGACATAGCGTATAAAACCAACCTGTTATCCCTCAACGCCGCGATAGAGGCCGCAAGAGCGGGTGAACATGGTAAAGGGTTTACTGTCGTGGCTGCCGAAGTGCGCAAACTGGCTGAAAACAGCCGAGTGACCGCCCAAGAAATCAACCAGTTAGCGACCAACAACGTCTCAATTGCCGAAGAAGCTGGCAAACTGCTGGAAGAGATCGTACCCAGCATCAGTAAAACGGCTGATTTAGTACAAGAAATTGCCGCCGCTTCTGATGAACAATCCAGTGGAGTAGCACAAATTAACAGTGCCATGTCGCAATTAGACCAAACCACGCAACAAAGTGCCGCCTCATCTGAAGAACTCGCGGCAACGGCAGAGGAACTGAGTGCACAGGCCGAAGCACTGCAACAAGCGGTCGCCTTCTTTAGATTAAACGTGGCAAGCGACAGCGTGTCGCCGCCGCCTACGACATCCTCGTCGGCTAAAAAATCGGCTTCCTCCCATACGCCGAAGCCGCAACCTTCATTGAGCTATGCGGCTGCGACCGGTTTTGATGAAAGGGATTTTGAACGATTTTAG
- a CDS encoding chemotaxis protein CheW, giving the protein MKQLTAQGKDVRDIDGHSRQYLTFSVDHQVMAISILDVKEIIELAEMTRVPMTSQEIRGVINLRGNVVPVVDLPFRLLGTPAKMSKRSCIVFVETEHNEEHCLVGMLVDNVREILDIADQQLQSPPEFGTDIANEYIHYMARYDDDFITLLNINRVLTLEEISQHQTSVEHLPEVVHS; this is encoded by the coding sequence ATGAAGCAACTGACTGCTCAGGGAAAAGACGTTCGCGATATTGACGGTCACAGCCGTCAATATCTGACGTTTTCCGTTGATCATCAAGTGATGGCCATTTCGATTCTTGATGTAAAAGAGATCATCGAACTCGCCGAAATGACGCGAGTACCGATGACCTCGCAAGAGATTCGGGGCGTCATCAACCTACGAGGAAATGTCGTGCCTGTGGTGGATTTACCGTTTCGCCTACTCGGCACACCAGCCAAGATGAGTAAACGCAGTTGTATCGTTTTCGTCGAAACCGAGCACAACGAAGAGCATTGTCTGGTCGGAATGTTGGTCGATAACGTGCGTGAAATTCTCGATATTGCCGACCAACAGCTGCAATCCCCTCCTGAGTTTGGGACAGACATTGCCAACGAGTACATTCACTATATGGCGAGATATGACGACGACTTTATTACCCTGTTAAACATTAACCGTGTTCTCACTTTAGAGGAGATATCGCAACATCAAACCTCAGTGGAACACCTACCTGAAGTGGTGCATTCGTAA